A region from the Aegilops tauschii subsp. strangulata cultivar AL8/78 chromosome 5, Aet v6.0, whole genome shotgun sequence genome encodes:
- the LOC141022804 gene encoding uncharacterized protein produces the protein MAFADEYQGVEAHDNTKLHVIHTNDNKQVATTLARYECHLSLQHHKIVGIDLEYNNEPKATQKPALCQLSIGKKHPVLLFQLSGAERCTVFDNFLADPRYTFAGFSIDGDKKRLERVNLEVANFVEIQKEWRVPEATKELDSLGDVSGMLIDDYYNNMKKKITDDEHKRWATLPLSMRHIEYAAKDAYAAYEIWNHITLTQDGLRRAKLEKEEPPKKRARSSWGWGDADW, from the coding sequence ATGGCGTTCGCCGACGAGTACCAGGGCGTGGAGGCCCACGACAACACCAAGTTGCACGTCATCCACACCAACGACAACAAGCAGGTGGCGACCACCCTCGCGCGGTACGAGTGCCACCTCAGCCTCCAGCACCACAAGATCGTCGGCATTGATCTCGAGTACAACAACGAGCCTAAAGCGACGCAGAAACCCGCCCTCTGCCAACTCTCCATCGGCAAGAAACACCCGGTGCTGCTCTTCCAACTGAGCGGCGCTGAAAGGTGCACCGTCTTCGACAACTTCCTCGCCGACCCCAGGTACACCTTTGCAGGCTTCTCCATCGACGGCGACAAAAAAAGGCTAGAGCGCGTCAATCTGGAGGTCGCCAACTTCGTCGAAATCCAGAAGGAGTGGAGGGTGCCCGAGGCAACCAAGGAGTTGGACTCCCTTGGAGACGTCTCCGGCATGCTCATCGACGACTACTACAACAATATGAAGAAGAAGATCACCGACGACGAGCACAAGCGCTGGGCCACCCTGCCTCTGTCCATGAGGCACATCGAGTACGCGGCAAAGGACGCCTACGCAGCGTACGAGATATGGAACCACATCACCCTCACCCAGGACGGGCTTCGCCGTGCAAAGCTGGAGAAGGAGGAGCCCCCCAAGAAGCGCGCCAGGAGCAGCTGGGGATGGGGAGACGCTGActggtga